A stretch of Saccharothrix texasensis DNA encodes these proteins:
- a CDS encoding TetR/AcrR family transcriptional regulator encodes MSVGGTGKRRYDSLRRVAQAQETRAVIARAARGLFVAQGWAATTVRAVAEEAQVSVPTVYAAYGDKAGLVRAVADAADISADPSATLAELEDAAADPARQLAALAAYDRRLFERSGDVIALVREAGRTEPALAAAYEEGRRRGDDTRAQVFSSWPDGALRPGLDVRSAVDVYAALCNVDVYTTLTVERAWHPDRVQRWWGEVLARELLAR; translated from the coding sequence GTGAGCGTGGGCGGGACGGGCAAGCGCCGTTACGACTCGTTGCGACGGGTGGCGCAGGCGCAGGAGACGCGAGCCGTGATCGCACGCGCGGCCCGCGGGCTCTTCGTCGCGCAGGGGTGGGCGGCGACGACGGTGCGCGCGGTGGCCGAGGAGGCGCAGGTCTCGGTGCCCACGGTGTACGCGGCGTACGGCGACAAGGCGGGACTCGTGCGCGCCGTCGCCGACGCGGCGGACATCTCCGCCGATCCCTCGGCCACGCTGGCCGAGCTGGAGGACGCGGCGGCCGACCCGGCACGGCAGCTCGCCGCGCTGGCGGCCTACGACCGGCGGCTGTTCGAGCGCTCGGGTGACGTCATCGCGCTCGTGCGCGAGGCGGGCCGGACGGAGCCCGCGCTCGCGGCGGCGTACGAGGAGGGCCGCCGGCGCGGCGACGACACCCGTGCGCAGGTGTTCTCGTCCTGGCCGGACGGCGCCCTGCGGCCCGGTCTGGACGTGCGGTCGGCGGTCGACGTCTACGCGGCGCTGTGCAACGTCGACGTCTACACGACGCTCACCGTCGAACGGGCCTGGCACCCGGACCGGGTGCAGCGGTGGTGGGGCGAGGTCCTGGCCCGGGAGCTCCTCGCCCGGTGA
- a CDS encoding SDR family NAD(P)-dependent oxidoreductase produces the protein MSDLSGRTTIVVGASRGLGRGVATALSAAGAPVVAVSRTAATFPEPASGSGPIRTEVVDAGDATVAATLIDRHEPSAVVLVAGATPHMRPLQEQTWETFAVNWEADVRIAFHWLREILLTPLRPGSRVVVFSSGAAIGGSPLSGGYAGAKSTLRFITGYAQDEARRAGMDITFTTVLPQFAPATDVGGPAVRAYAARSGLSQDEFLARVGPLLTPELAGKSIVDLLQADASTIAPGYVLNGVGLKKLA, from the coding sequence ATGAGCGACCTGTCCGGCAGGACCACGATCGTCGTCGGCGCGAGCCGGGGCCTCGGCCGCGGTGTGGCCACGGCGCTGTCCGCGGCCGGCGCGCCGGTCGTCGCCGTGTCCCGCACGGCCGCGACGTTCCCGGAACCCGCGTCGGGCTCCGGACCGATCCGCACCGAGGTGGTCGACGCCGGCGACGCCACCGTCGCGGCGACCCTGATCGACCGCCACGAACCGAGCGCCGTGGTCCTGGTGGCCGGTGCGACGCCCCACATGCGGCCGTTGCAGGAGCAGACGTGGGAGACGTTCGCGGTCAACTGGGAGGCCGACGTCCGCATCGCGTTCCACTGGCTGCGCGAGATCCTGCTGACGCCGTTGCGGCCGGGCAGCCGCGTCGTGGTGTTCAGCAGCGGCGCGGCCATCGGCGGCTCGCCGCTCAGCGGCGGTTACGCGGGCGCGAAGTCCACGCTGCGGTTCATCACCGGCTACGCGCAGGACGAGGCGCGCCGGGCCGGCATGGACATCACGTTCACCACGGTCCTGCCCCAGTTCGCGCCGGCCACCGACGTCGGCGGCCCGGCCGTGCGCGCCTACGCGGCCAGGTCCGGCCTCTCGCAGGACGAGTTCCTGGCCAGGGTGGGTCCGCTGCTGACGCCGGAGCTGGCCGGCAAGTCGATCGTCGACCTGCTCCAGGCGGACGCCTCGACCATCGCGCCCGGCTACGTCCTCAACGGCGTGGGGCTGAAGAAGCTGGCCTGA